TCGAATGGGAGCTTAACTTCCTTAGAGAGAACATGACCGTAAATATCGTCAGCTACCAGGGCGAAATCCTCGGGATCAACCTGCCGACCAGCGTAGAGCTGAAGGTTACCGAGACCGAACCGGGCGTGAAGGGTAACACGGCTCAAGGCGCAACCAAAGCTGCTGTTCTGGAGACCGGTCATACGGTTCAGGTACCGCTGTTCATCAACGAAGGAGACGTTCTCCTGGTCGATACCCGCGAAGGTAAATATATCTCCCGCGCGTAGGAGTCTTTTTGGATTCCAAATGTAACTTTGAGGGCCTCCCCGCTTGATGCGGCGGAGGTCTTTTTGCAAATATAAGGGAACTCCTTCTATTTCCTGCTGAAACGGAACCGTCCTTCAAAAGAACGGCAAAGCCGTTTCCACTTGTGTGGCAGGCTGGCCGAGAGGGAAGAAGTGATGGGAAAAGCGGATGAAAGGGATAAATCCCTCTGATTTAGCGGGAGGTTAGCTAAACGGGGGGATTAAAGGTATTAATCCCTTAGATTAAGCTAAAAGTGGACAGGACGGGTAAAATCAAAGGGATAAATCCCTCAGATTGGTAAGAAGCGGATGGCACACTAGGAATTAAAGGGATAAATCCCTCAGACGTACGTCTCAGGTGGGGCTGAATGTGGAGTGAAGGAGAGTAATGAGGAGCACTAGTGCACCAGAATTGGGCCAAAGTAGGCTGGATGAGTGAATGAGGAGCACTAGTGCACCAGAAATGGGCCGAAGCGGGCTGGATGAGTGAATGAGGAGCATTAGTGCACCAGAATGAAGCCTGAGCAGGCCGTGGCGGGCTGGAGATTAAGGCCGGGTTCATCAAAAATGGGCATATTATTTTGTGAAACCATTAACGCATGTTATGATTTTCGTATTATACTGTGTTAAAGCGTTAACCAAAATTCAAGCTACTTTAGAGCGAAATAGGGAGTGAATGGAACTTTGTCACTTTATGTCATGAAATTCGGGGGCAGCTCCGTCGGCGATGTTGAACGCATGAAGCGGGTCGCCGGGCGGATCGCAGCCAAGCAGGATGAAGGACATCGCTGCGTTGTGGTGGTCTCCGCTATGGGAGATACCACAGATGATCTGATCGATCAGGCGAAACAGCTGAACGGTCAGCCCCCCGCACGCGAGATGGATATGCTGATGACTACCGGAGAGCAGATCTCCGTTGCGCTTCTGTCGATTGCGCTTCACGGAATCGGCCGGAATGCCGTATCCTATACAGGCTGGCAGGCCGGGTTCCGTACCGATGAGACCCACGGCCGGGCACGGATCAGTGAGATTGTTCCACGCCGGGTGCTGGAGTCGCTGGAGCGTGAGCAGATTGTAATTGTAGCCGGCTTCCAGGGCATGACGCTGGATGGCGAGATCACCACGCTGGGCCGCGGAGGCTCGGATACGACGGCGGTTGCGCTGGCTGCAGCGATTAAAGCGGATGTCTGCGAGATCTACACTGACGTCGACGGGATCTACTCGACTGACCCGCGTATTGTGAAGACGGCGCGCAAGCTGAAGGAAATCTCCTATGACGAGATGCTGGAGCTGGCGAATCTCGGGGCAGCCGTGCTGCATCCGCGTGCTGTGGAATATGCCAAACGATATCAAGTGAAGCTGGTCGTAAGATCAAGCTTTAACCATAATGAAGGTACTGTGGTGAAGGAGGAAGCAAGCATGGAGCAGGGTGTAGTGGTAAGCGGAATTGCCTATGACAAGAATGTGGCCCGGATCAGTATTCTGGGAGTTCCTGATGTACCGGGGGTACTTGCGCAGGTATTCGGCAAGCTGGCCGATGAGGGCGTGGATGTTGATATTATCGTGCAGAGCGGGGTGCAGAACGAGACTGCAGATTTCTCCTTCACTGTAGCGCTTGGCGATCTGGTGAAGGCCAAGGAGGTCATCGAGGGGCTGCACAGCGTATTGCCTTACCGTGAAGTGACCTCTGAGGACAGTCTGGTCAAGGTGTCGATTGTCGGCGCCGGGATGGTCAGCCACCCGGGGGTTGCCGCCAAGATGTTCGAGGTCATCTCGAATGAAGGCGTGAGCATCAAGATGGTCAGCACCTCCGAGATCAAGGTATCGTGTGTGATTGAATCCGGCAACCTGCAGCAGATTATTCAGGCGCTGCATACCGCTTATAACCTGGATACAGAAGAGCAAGCCTTCGTGGGAGGTCCGCAGGACCGCCGCTAAGCCTGCCGGAAGGTATCGTAATTACAGAAGAGTGCTGTTTCCCGCCGAAGCGGAGAACAGCACTCTTCTTTTGCATTCACTAGCTCAGCCGCCGGAACCTGCCCATAATTTCTACGGTCTCCAGCACGTTAACGAAGGATTTCGGATCAGTCTCCAGAATCGTCTTGCGCAGATCTGCCAGCTCATAACGGGTGGTTACGGTCATCAGCATCGTATTGCCCTCGTGACTGTACCCGCCCTCCGCGTTCACAACGGTGATGCCGTGCGGCAGGCTGGTCAGCCGGTTCAGCATTTTCTCGCGCTCCTTGGTGACAATGAAGCAGGTCAGCTTGACATGGCGGATGTGGATCATATCAACCACCCGGCTTTTGACGAAGATACAGAGCATGGCGTATAGCGCGGAATCCCAGCTTTTGAAGAAGCCGAGACTTAAGATGACCAGACCGTCCATGACGAACAG
The window above is part of the Paenibacillus sp. FSL H8-0048 genome. Proteins encoded here:
- a CDS encoding aspartate kinase; translated protein: MSLYVMKFGGSSVGDVERMKRVAGRIAAKQDEGHRCVVVVSAMGDTTDDLIDQAKQLNGQPPAREMDMLMTTGEQISVALLSIALHGIGRNAVSYTGWQAGFRTDETHGRARISEIVPRRVLESLEREQIVIVAGFQGMTLDGEITTLGRGGSDTTAVALAAAIKADVCEIYTDVDGIYSTDPRIVKTARKLKEISYDEMLELANLGAAVLHPRAVEYAKRYQVKLVVRSSFNHNEGTVVKEEASMEQGVVVSGIAYDKNVARISILGVPDVPGVLAQVFGKLADEGVDVDIIVQSGVQNETADFSFTVALGDLVKAKEVIEGLHSVLPYREVTSEDSLVKVSIVGAGMVSHPGVAAKMFEVISNEGVSIKMVSTSEIKVSCVIESGNLQQIIQALHTAYNLDTEEQAFVGGPQDRR